CACGACGACGGGCGCGGCGAGCGCGGTGCCGTCGGCGAGGCTGACCCCCTGGACCCGTCCCGAGGTGGCCGGGACCTCGACCACCTCAGCGCGGAAGCGGAACCGGACTCCGTGGCGGCGCGCGGCCTGCATCAGGTTCTGTGCGGCCAGCCGCGGGTCGTCCACGAAGCCGGCGTCGGGTACCCAGATGCCCGACAGCTCGGCCGCATCGGGCCGGGGGTCCTCCCAGAACTCCGGTGCGTCGACCGGCTTCGGCGGCCAGTGCCGGGTGGTGTCCAGCCACGGACACGCCCGGCGGATCTCCGCCGCACCCCACTGCTCGTAGGGGATGCCGACCTGGTCGAAGTGCCCGAGCACCGTCGTCCAGTCCTGCACGGGTGCCATCAGGACCAGCCCTCCGGTCTGCAGGTAGCGGGCGAGATCCTCGCCGGGGGCCGCGCCGAGGTGGTGCGACCAGGAGCGCCAGCGCTGCAGGGACTCCCATGCGGTGACGACGGCGGTCAGGCTGGAGTAGTTGAACCGGATCGAGGCGGAGGAGGCGCTGGTCGAGCCGGAGCCGGCTCCCCGGCTCCGGTCGACCACGACGACGTCGCGGCCACGACGGCCGAGTTCGTAGGCGATGCTGCAGCCGATCACCCCCGCGCCGACGACGACGGCATCACAGGTCAGACGGTCCATCGCGGGTCCTTCTCGAGGGGGCGGGGTGGCGTCGAATCTAGGCAGTTCGCGCCGGCTCCAGCACCGTCCTGTGTCGAGCATCGGCGGCGCTCCCTCCAACAGGTGTCGGAGATAGGGCAGGCTGCCTCCCGTGCGTGACGAGCTGCAGGCCCTCATCGACTCGCTGGCCGAGCGCCTCGGCCGGAGCGTGACCATCGACGATCCCGAGCTGCGGCTGATCGTCTACACCTCGCACCGTGGCATCGTGGACAAGGTGCGGCTCGACTCGATCCTCCATCTGCAGCCCGCCGAGGAGGTGGTCCGGCACATCCGGTCGCTGCGGCTGGGCGGCGAGCGGGAGGACGTCATCCGGCTGCCCGCGGTGCCGGAGATGGAGATGCTGGCCCGGGCCTGCGCGCCGCTGCGCGCCGGCGGCGAGCACCTCGGCCAGCTGATCGTGATCGACGCCGAGGACAACCTCTCGGATGCCGAGCGGCAGATGATCGCCGACACCGCGCGCTCGGCCGCCCTCGTGATGCACCGGGAGAAGCTGCTCAACGACATCGCCGCCGAGCGGGTGCGGGCACTGCTGCGGGACCTGATCGAGGAGGACGACCGGGTCCGCGACGTCGCCGGGCGGGCACTGGCGGCGATGAACGACGACATCCGCCCGCCCTTCCGGGTCTCGGTGCTGGAGCTGCGCCGCGACGAGCTGGACCCCGACTCGGTGGAGGAGCAGACCGCGGTGGTCGACCACCTGGTGCGCCGCGCGACCCGGCACGCGCCCGGCACGGTGCACCTCACCCGGTCCGACCACGTGCTGATCCTGCACCCGAAGGCGTCGGACCAGTACGACCTCACGCTGCAGACGCTCAGCCAGATCCGGACCGAGGTGATCCGCGGGCTCGGCGTCGACGGCGATCTCCACACCGGTGTCGGTGACCGGGTCTCGACCCTGCAGCGGGTCCGGCACAGCTATCTCCAGTCCCGGCGGGCGCTGTACGTCGCCGTGGCGGTCCCCGGCTTCGGCCCGTACGTCGAGTGGAGCGGCATCGGAGTATACCGCGCCCTGGCCGAGCTGGCCAGCGCCGGCCTGGCCAGCGGGGTCGTCCCGGAGGGCATCCACGAGCTGATGCAGACCGAGGCGGGCATCGAGCTGCTGCGCACCGTCGAGATCTGGCTGGACCAAGCCACCGACGTACGCCGGACGGTGGAGCTGCTGCACGTCCACCGGACGAGCGTCTACTACCGCCTCAACCGGTTCACTGAGCTGACCGGGCTCGATCTCCAGAACGGCGGCGAGCGGCTCGCGGTGCACCTCGGCCTCAAGCTCGCGCGGCTGGAGGGCAGCTACCAGGCGCCGCTGCCGCGGGGCAGCGTGCCGCGTCCGGCGGCTAGGGTCCAGCCATGAGCTTTCCACTCTCGGATCTCACGGCGTCGCTGCGCATCGCGCCCGGCCCCATCGACCTGGCTGCTCTCGAGACCGACGTCGCGCCCGGCTTCGACGGGGACAAGAAGGACGGCGAGCAGGCGCTGCTGGGGCTCGGTCCGGAACTCGCCGACCTGCAGGAGCGCCTCTTCGCCGACGGCAAGTCCGGCGGACGGCGGAGCATCCTGCTCGTCCTGCAGGGCATGGACACCTCGGGCAAGGGAGGCACCCTGCGCTCCACGGTCGGCCTGGTCGACCCGCAGGGAGTCCGGATCACGTCGTTCAAGGCGCCCACCCCCGAGGAGCGCTCCCACGACTTCCTGTGGCGGATCACCAAAGCGCTGCCGCCGGTCGGGCTGATCGGGGTCTTCGACCGGTCCCACTACGAGGACGTGCTCATCGCCCGGGTCCGCTCGCTCGCACCGCCCGAGGAGATCGAGCGGCGCTACGACGCCATCAACGCCTGGGAGGCCGAGCTGGCCGCCGAGGGCACCACGGTCATCAAGTGCATGCTGCACATCTCGGCGGCCGAGCAGAAGGAGCGCCTGCTCGCGCGGCTGGACGACGAGACGAAGCACTGGAAGTACAACCCGGGCGACGTCGACGAGCGGGAGCTGTGGCCCGCCTATCAGGAGGCCTACGCGATCGCGATCGAGCGCACCAACACCGAGGTGGCGCCGTGGCACGTCGTCCCCGCCGACAAGAAGTGGTACCGCAACCTCGCGATCGGCACCCTGCTCCACGACGCGCTGCGGTCCTACGACCTCGGCTGGCCGAAGGCGGACTTCGACGTCGAGCACGAGCGGCGGCGGCTGCTCGACGAGTCGCCGCTGTGAGCGCCGAGTGAGCGCGGAGTGAGCATGGAACAGGTTCGGGTCACCCGCTACGTCACGCCCCTGCGCGAGGGCGGGAGCCTGCCCGGCATCGTCGAGGCCGAGGACCTGGGCACCTACGTCTGCAAGTTCCGCGGCGCCGGGCAGGGCACCAGGGTGCTGGTCGCCGAGGTCGTCGTCGCCGGGCTCGCCCGCCTTCTCGACGTACCCACCCCGGACCAGGTGGTGCTCGACCTCGACCCGGAGATCGCGCGCTACGAGGCCGACGAGGAGGTGCAGGACCTGATCAACGCCAGCACCGGGCTCAACCTCGGCATCGACTTCCTGCCGGGCTCCTTCGGGTATGACCCGACCGGCGCCCCGGACGCCGACCTGGCCGGTCGCGTGCTGTGGTTGGACGCCTTCACCGCCAATGTCGACCGCAGCTGGCGCAACCCCAACCTGCTGGTCTGGCGGGGCACCCTGCATGCGATCGACCACGGTGCGTCCTTGTACTTCCACCACTCGTGGCCCGGGGGGCCGGGCGACCCGGCGCGCTTCGCCGCCCAGCCGTACGACGCGTCCGAGCACGTCCTGCGTGGGTTCGCCGCGCAGGCGGTGGCCCAGGACGCCGCCCTGGCCGCGCGGCTGACCGACGCGGCCCTGACCGGTGTGCTCGCCGACGTGTGCGACGACTGGCTGGAGCCGGTGCCCGGCGCCGAGACGCCCGATGCCCTGCGCGAGCGGTACGTCGCCTTCCTCGCCGCGCGCCGCGACGGCGGCCGCGCCTGGTTGCCCGCGGGTGCGCCCGCGGTGGAGGCCGACGCGTGAGCTACCACCCGTACCAGTACGTCACCCTGCGCTGCGTCCCCCGCGTCGAGCGCGAGGAGTTCGTCAACGTCGGTGTGGTGCTCTACTGCCCGGCCGAGGACTTCCTCGGGGCCCGCTCGGCGGTCGACCCGGCGCGGATCCGGGCCCTCGACGCGGAGATCGACGTGACCGCGGTCCGGGCGGCGCTCGACGCGGTCGAGCGGGTCTGTCGCGGCGACGCCCACGCCGGGTTCGGGGTGGGCGTGCGCGCGACGGCCTACGGCTCCCGCGCCCAGAAGGACGACGCCAGCAGCCGGTTCGGCTTCCTCAAGGCGCCGAGGAGCACCGTGCTGCAGCCCGGTCCGGTGCACGGCGGGGTCACTGCCGACCCGGACCGGACCCTCGAGCACCTCCTGGAGCGGCTGGTCCTCTGACCTCGCCGACCCGGCGCGTTCAAACGCGACGGGTCGGCACCTCTCAGGCGTTCAGATGCGACGGGTCGATCAGACCGGGACCAGCTCGACCGCGCCGACGGCGTACCGGGCGAGGATCGTGCGGGCGATCTCGGGGTGGGCGCCGAGCGGCTCGGAGACGGCGACGGCGCCGGCCTCCAGGGCGAGCTCGGTGGCCCGGTCGACCAGGTTGCCGGGGGCGAGGAAGAGCGAGGCGACCGCGATGTGGCGACGGCCCTCGGCACGGAAGGCGCGCACGGCCTCGCCGGTGGCCGGGGGAGCGCTGGTGGCGTACGCCGCGGTGACCGGGAGCTTGTGGTGCGCGCCCCACAGCCGGGCGAGCCGGGCGACGGCCTGGTTGGCCAGCGGGTCCGACGTGCCGGCGGCGGCGAGCACGAGCGCGTCGAGCTCGCGGACCCGGGCCGACCGCAGCGCCTCGCGCAGCCGCTCGTCGAGCACCTCGAGGAAGCGGGCCTCGAGGCCGAGGACGCCGGTGGCGCGGATCTGCAGGCCGGGGTGCCGGGTCGTGGCCTCGGCGATGACCTCGGGCACGTCGACCCGGGCGTGGAAGGCCTCGACCAGCAGCAGGGGCACGACGACGATCTCGTCGTACCCGGCCTTGACCAGCCGGTCGACCACCGTGTGGAAGCTCGGCTTGGCGAGGTCGAGGAACGCCTTCTCGATGCGCAGGTCGGGACGCAACGCCTTCGTCGCGTCGACGAGCGCGGAAACGGTGGCAGCCGAGCGCGGGTCGCGGCTGCCGTGGGCCAGGGCGATGAGTGCCGGGGCGGTCATCGTCGGTTCCCCCTCTCCTCCGGGATGCGGGCGCTACTGGGCCACCTCATGAGTGGATCCCGCATTCGGTCTTGTTGGTCCCGGCCCAGCGACCGCTGCGCGGGTCCTCACCGGGGGCCACCCGGCGGGTGCACGGCGCGCAGCCGATGGACGGGTAGCCGTCGTAGACGAGCGGGTTGACGAGCACGCCGTTCTCGGCGATATAGCGCTCGACCTGCTCGTCGCTCCACCGGGCGATGGGGGACACCTTGACCTTCTGCTTCTTGGCGTCCCAGCCGATGACCGGCGCGATCACCCGGTTGTGCGTCTCGGCGCGGCGCAGGCCGGTCGCCCAGGCGTCGTACCGCGCCAGCGACTCGGCCAGCGGCTTGACCTTGCGCAGCGCGCAGCACAGGTCCGGGTCGCGCCGGTAGAGCTCGGGGCCGTACTCGGCGTCCTGCTCCGCCACGGACTGGACCGGGGTGATCGAGATGAGGTTGACGTTCATGGTGGCCGCGACCGCGTCGCGCGTGCCGATGGTCTCGACGAAGTGGTAGCCGGTGTCGAGGAAGACGACGTCGACCCCCGGCACGACCTTCGCGGCGAGGTGCGCCAGGACGGCGTCCCCCATCGAGGAGGTGATGCAGAAGCGCTCGCCGAAGGTGGCGGCCGCCCACTCGATGATGACCTCGGCCGGGGCCAGCTCCAGCTCGGCGCCCCAGTGGGACACCAGCTCGCGCAGCTCCTCGGGGGAGCGGCCCTCGGTGTGCGACCCGCGGAACTCGCGGGCCGCGCGGGTGGTGGCGGTCGTCATGACGCACCTCCCTCTCTGCCGTCGTCCGTCGTGCCGGGCCGGGTCGGTCGGACCATGCCCAGCATCTTCAGCTGGAAGGCACGCAGGCACGAACGGCATTCCCAGGCCCCGTGACCCGCCTCGTGGGGCCACAGGTCCTCACCGCCGCAGTAGGGGCAGTGGAAGGGCTGTGCTCGCTCGGACATGGCGTGCGGGATCTCAGACCGTCGCCAGCGACTTGTCGCCGCGCAGCAGGTCCTCGTCGGTGCGCGCCACCCACTGGGCGAAGCTCTCCTGCGGGCCTTCGCGGTCGACGAGGTAGTTGGAGACCACGGTCGTGACGTAGTCGTCGAGCCCCTTGCTGGTCACCTTGTGGGCGCGCAGCTTCTTGCCGATCGTCGTGTGCAGGCCGATGCCGCCGCCGAGGTGGACCTGGAAGCCCTCGACCTGGTTGCCGTCGTCGTCGAGGACCAGCTGGCCCTTGAGGCCGATGTCGGCGATCTGGGTCCGGGCACAGGCGTTCGGGCAGCCGTTCACGTTGATGCTGATCGGCGTGTCGAGGTCCGGGAACCGCTTCTCCAGCTCGCCCACCAGATCGATCGCGCGCTGCTTGGTGTCGACGATCGCCAGCTTGCAGAACTCGATGCCGGTGCAGGCCATCGTCGAGCGGCGCCAGTGCGAGGGCTTCGCGGAGAAGCCGATCGCGTCGAGGTCGGCGACGATGTCGTCGACCTGCTCGGGGGCGACACCCAGCACGACGACCTTCTGGTACGCCGTGAGGCGGGCCCCGGCGACGCCGTACTTCTCGACGATGTCGCCCAGCGCGGTGAGCGCGGCGCCGTTGATCCTGCCGACGGTCGGCGTGATGCCGATGTAGAAGTTGCCGTCCTTCTGCTCGTGGATCCCGATGTGGTCGCCGTTGTGCGTGGCGTAGGCGGGTGACTCGGTGCGGACCAGCTTCCGCCCGAGGTACTCGTTCTCGAGGACCTCGCGGAACTTGTCGGCGCCCCAGTCGGCGACCAGGAACTTCAGGCGGGCGCGCGAGCGCAGCCGCCGGTAGCCGTAGTCGCGGAAGATCGAGACCACGCCCTCCCAGGCGTCGGGGACCTCGTCGACCGGGATCCACACGCCGAGGCGGGTGGCGAGCATCGGGTTGGTCGACAGGCCACCGCCGACCCAGAGGTCGAAGCCCGGGCCGTACTCGGGGTGGATCACGCCGACGAACGACACGTCGTTGATCTCGGGCGCGGCGTCCAGGCTCGGGTGCCCCGACAGCGAGGTCTTGAACTTGCGGGGCAGGTTCGAGTAGTCGGGGTTGCCGATGTAGCGCCGGCGGATCTCCTCGAGCGCGGGCGTGCCGTCGAGGATCTCGTCCTTGGCGACGCCGGCGACCGGGGAGCCGAGGAAGCCGCGCGGGCAGTCGCCGCACGCCTCGAGCGTGTCGAGGCCGACCGCGGCCAGGCGCTCCCAGATCTCGGGGACGTCGACGATGTCGATCCAGTGGTACTGGATGTTCTGCCGGTCGGTGATGTCGGCGGTGCCCCGGGCGAAGTCCGTCGAGATGCCGCCGAGCGTGCGCAGCGCGTCGGCACCGAGCAGCTTGCCGTCGGAGCGGACCCGCATCATGAAGTAGCGGTCGTCCAGCTCCTCCTCCTCCATCGACCCGGTCTTGCCGCCGTCGATGCCGGGCTTGCGCTGGGTGTAGAGGCCCATCCAGCGGAAGCGGCCGCGCAGGTCCGCGGGGTCGATGGAGTCGAAGCCGCGCTTGGAGTAGATGAACCGGATCCGGTTCTCGACGTTGAGCGGGTCGTCGTCCTTCTTGGACTGCTCGTTCTTGTTCAGCGGCTCGCTGTAACCGAAGGACCACTGGCCCTCGGCCCGTCGGGGACGGGGCACCTCGGTGTGGCGCGGCGGCTGGGACTGGAAGCGCAGGTCAGGCATGCGGAGAGGAGGTCCTTCGCTGATGGCGCGCCGGGCAGGCGCGCGGCTCGGGTGGATGCGGCGGCGACGTCAGCGGGGCCAACACATCATGCTGCGCGTGCGCCCGAAGTCCACGTGGCGTCGAACCACGAGGTGCGCATGAGTGGCAGCAGTGACCATGTCAACGAGTCTCATCCCTCGGACGCCTGTTCCACAAATCCGAATCTCAGTATGTGGATGCCATTCTCGGAATATGGACCACGCTGGCTCTGGCCAGGTGGGTTCAGGCGGGGGCTGCGATGCAGGTCACACCAGGCGGGGCCTGCCAACCCGCGAGTAGCTTCGGCATACCCCGCCCGGCACCGCCCGCCGGAGCGGGCCGCGCGTGCGGCACTACGCTGTGCGCCATGAGCGACCTCTCCTTCAACGGCGAACTCGTCAGCAGCGCCTACCACCAGGCCCTCGAGGTCATCGCCTCGGTCGAGCCGCGGGTCGCGGCCGCGACCCGCCAGGAGCTCGCTGACCAGCGGGCGTCGCTCAAACTCATCGCCAGCGAGAACTACGCCTCGCCCGCCGTCCTGCTCACGATGGGCACCTGGTTCAGCGACAAGTACGCCGAGGGCACGGTCGGTCACCGCTTCTACGCCGGCTGCCAGAACGTCGACACCGTCGAGGCGCTCGCCGCCGAGCACGCCCGCGAGCTGTTCGGCGCCGAGTACGCC
This region of Nocardioides sp. L-11A genomic DNA includes:
- a CDS encoding FAD-dependent oxidoreductase; its protein translation is MDRLTCDAVVVGAGVIGCSIAYELGRRGRDVVVVDRSRGAGSGSTSASSASIRFNYSSLTAVVTAWESLQRWRSWSHHLGAAPGEDLARYLQTGGLVLMAPVQDWTTVLGHFDQVGIPYEQWGAAEIRRACPWLDTTRHWPPKPVDAPEFWEDPRPDAAELSGIWVPDAGFVDDPRLAAQNLMQAARRHGVRFRFRAEVVEVPATSGRVQGVSLADGTALAAPVVVNASGPHSAAVNALAGVLDDFSIRTRPLRQEVHEVAAPPGYGVPGPLVADPDLGIYFRGTPSGRLIVGSTEPECDPLDWLDDADQADPRVSTRTYEAQVYRAARRLPELTVPGTPSGIAGVYDVTDDWAPIYDRTRLDGYYVAVGTSGNQFKNAPVVGELLTRLIEACESGHDHDREPLHVDLGHTGLPVDLGRYARHRPVGLGTGVLG
- a CDS encoding DUF3037 domain-containing protein; this translates as MSYHPYQYVTLRCVPRVEREEFVNVGVVLYCPAEDFLGARSAVDPARIRALDAEIDVTAVRAALDAVERVCRGDAHAGFGVGVRATAYGSRAQKDDASSRFGFLKAPRSTVLQPGPVHGGVTADPDRTLEHLLERLVL
- a CDS encoding helix-turn-helix domain-containing protein, giving the protein MRDELQALIDSLAERLGRSVTIDDPELRLIVYTSHRGIVDKVRLDSILHLQPAEEVVRHIRSLRLGGEREDVIRLPAVPEMEMLARACAPLRAGGEHLGQLIVIDAEDNLSDAERQMIADTARSAALVMHREKLLNDIAAERVRALLRDLIEEDDRVRDVAGRALAAMNDDIRPPFRVSVLELRRDELDPDSVEEQTAVVDHLVRRATRHAPGTVHLTRSDHVLILHPKASDQYDLTLQTLSQIRTEVIRGLGVDGDLHTGVGDRVSTLQRVRHSYLQSRRALYVAVAVPGFGPYVEWSGIGVYRALAELASAGLASGVVPEGIHELMQTEAGIELLRTVEIWLDQATDVRRTVELLHVHRTSVYYRLNRFTELTGLDLQNGGERLAVHLGLKLARLEGSYQAPLPRGSVPRPAARVQP
- a CDS encoding polyphosphate kinase 2 family protein, producing MSFPLSDLTASLRIAPGPIDLAALETDVAPGFDGDKKDGEQALLGLGPELADLQERLFADGKSGGRRSILLVLQGMDTSGKGGTLRSTVGLVDPQGVRITSFKAPTPEERSHDFLWRITKALPPVGLIGVFDRSHYEDVLIARVRSLAPPEEIERRYDAINAWEAELAAEGTTVIKCMLHISAAEQKERLLARLDDETKHWKYNPGDVDERELWPAYQEAYAIAIERTNTEVAPWHVVPADKKWYRNLAIGTLLHDALRSYDLGWPKADFDVEHERRRLLDESPL
- a CDS encoding sirohydrochlorin chelatase, with amino-acid sequence MTAPALIALAHGSRDPRSAATVSALVDATKALRPDLRIEKAFLDLAKPSFHTVVDRLVKAGYDEIVVVPLLLVEAFHARVDVPEVIAEATTRHPGLQIRATGVLGLEARFLEVLDERLREALRSARVRELDALVLAAAGTSDPLANQAVARLARLWGAHHKLPVTAAYATSAPPATGEAVRAFRAEGRRHIAVASLFLAPGNLVDRATELALEAGAVAVSEPLGAHPEIARTILARYAVGAVELVPV
- a CDS encoding nitrite/sulfite reductase, encoding MPDLRFQSQPPRHTEVPRPRRAEGQWSFGYSEPLNKNEQSKKDDDPLNVENRIRFIYSKRGFDSIDPADLRGRFRWMGLYTQRKPGIDGGKTGSMEEEELDDRYFMMRVRSDGKLLGADALRTLGGISTDFARGTADITDRQNIQYHWIDIVDVPEIWERLAAVGLDTLEACGDCPRGFLGSPVAGVAKDEILDGTPALEEIRRRYIGNPDYSNLPRKFKTSLSGHPSLDAAPEINDVSFVGVIHPEYGPGFDLWVGGGLSTNPMLATRLGVWIPVDEVPDAWEGVVSIFRDYGYRRLRSRARLKFLVADWGADKFREVLENEYLGRKLVRTESPAYATHNGDHIGIHEQKDGNFYIGITPTVGRINGAALTALGDIVEKYGVAGARLTAYQKVVVLGVAPEQVDDIVADLDAIGFSAKPSHWRRSTMACTGIEFCKLAIVDTKQRAIDLVGELEKRFPDLDTPISINVNGCPNACARTQIADIGLKGQLVLDDDGNQVEGFQVHLGGGIGLHTTIGKKLRAHKVTSKGLDDYVTTVVSNYLVDREGPQESFAQWVARTDEDLLRGDKSLATV
- a CDS encoding phosphoadenylyl-sulfate reductase, whose amino-acid sequence is MTTATTRAAREFRGSHTEGRSPEELRELVSHWGAELELAPAEVIIEWAAATFGERFCITSSMGDAVLAHLAAKVVPGVDVVFLDTGYHFVETIGTRDAVAATMNVNLISITPVQSVAEQDAEYGPELYRRDPDLCCALRKVKPLAESLARYDAWATGLRRAETHNRVIAPVIGWDAKKQKVKVSPIARWSDEQVERYIAENGVLVNPLVYDGYPSIGCAPCTRRVAPGEDPRSGRWAGTNKTECGIHS